The following nucleotide sequence is from Corylus avellana chromosome ca7, CavTom2PMs-1.0.
GAGATGTACAATCTGCAAACGTTGAAGTTATCAAACTGTTACTCTCTTACTACCTTGCCAAGAGATATGTGCAAACTCATTAATTTACGTCATCTTGATATTACTAAAACCGAGATAAAGAAGATGCCGATACATCTGGGTAGATTAAAATGTCTTCAAACCTTGACTAAATTTATCATCAGGAAAGGCAGTGGATTTTGCATTGGAGAGTTGGGAAAACTTGTAAATCTTCGGGGAAAGCTTTCTATAATTGATATCCAAAATGTTGAATCTCCTATGGCTGCTCTAGATGCAAACTTGAAGGATAGGAGCTGCCTTGAGGAGTTGGTGATGGAATGGAATGCTAATACTAATAATTTAGAAAGTCACGTTACTGTACTTGACAGTTTACGTCCCCATGGAAACTTGAAAAGTCTCACTATCAACTCTTATGGTGGTAAAAGTTTTCCAGAATGGGTAGGGCATCATTCATTCTCTAATATAACATCTCTTCATCTAAACGAGTGTAAAAATTGCTGCAGCTTGCCACCACTTGGGCAACTACCCTCTTTACATGAACTCTTTGTTGTTGGGTTTGATGAAGTTGTTACAGTGGATCGTGAGTTTTATGGCAGAGATTCTTCATCAATTAAGCCATTTGGAGCTCTAAAAGTTCTAAAGTTGAAGCGCATGCTGAAGTGGGAGAAATGGTCTTCTTTTAGTGCTGAAAATGGAGATAGAGCTTTTCCTCATCTTggagagctttatattgataaCTGTCCCAAGCTTACAGGAGGGCTGCCTATCCATCTCCCTTCTTTAGTCAAAGTTGAGATCACTGACTGTCCGCAGCTGCTGGCTTCCCTCCCTAGGGCTCCTGCTCTATGTGAATTGATTTTAAGGCATTGTAATGAGGTTCTGTTAAAGGAATTGCCAAATGGATTGCAGAAGTTCAAAATTATTGGATTGGATGCGCTGAAGTCTTTACCGGAAGGAGTGATGGACTCCAGCAGCTGTCTTCAAGAGTTAGAAATCTATCATTGCTCCTCACTTGAGTCCCTTCCCATGGGCAGCCGACCCTCTGTATTAAAAACTCTTAACATCTCAGGTTGTATGAAGTTAGAGCTTCCAACACACCTAGACTATTCGTCCCTTGAAAAATTGTGGTTGTGTGATTGTGATTCTCTCAAGTCCTTTCCGATAGACTCATTCCCAAAGCTTTATCATATCCGCTTATGGGATTGTATGAATCTAAAATCTGTCACAGTTTCAAACCAGCATGAACATGATCTGGTCACCTTGCAACTAGAAATCGAAGATTGCCCCAGTTTTGTATCTTTTCCAAAAGGAGGATTGCGTGCCCCCAACCTTACATCGTTTTCAATCTTGAAATGTGGGGGTCTGAGGTCATTGCCTGATAAGATGCACATACTCCTTTCATCTGTGAAGGATTTGCGTATAGAAGATTGTCCAAAAGTTGAGTCATTTCCTGAAGGGGGCCTGCCTTCCAATCTGGAATCAATTTCCATCTTCAATTGTGACAAACTCTTTGCAAGTCGGATGGGCTGGGGTTTGCAAAAACTCCCATCTGTAAGAATGTTGTCAATTCGTTGCCAATCTGAAGATATGGAGTCTTTTCCAGAGGCAGGGTTGCTTCCCACTAACCTGCCCTCTCTTCACATCTCTAGATCtgcaaatttgaaatatttgaacAATGAGGGGCTTCGACACCTCACCTCTCTAGAAACATTGTCCATCAGGGATTGCCCTATGCTCAAGTGTATGCCAGAAGATGGCCTGCCAGCCTCCCTTTCTCTTCTCAAGATCTCCGGTTGTCCTTTGTTGAAAAAAGAGTGgcaaaggaaaaaaggaaaagagtggcaAAAGATTGCTCATGTCTCCAGCAAATTGATTGATGACCAATTATTGGTTGAATGAGCAAAAACTCCCACTTTTCTGTTATAATATCAACCTTTACGATCAGGTATTCTCTCTTTTCAACTAGCTAATttatcaatataatttaccaTTTCGGTTTTAATTTTGCTTAGCCACTATCTCCAATGGAGGATGTTTTCCCCACTTGTTTattcttcctttatttttatttcataattatgttTCGATTTGAAGTCAGTGGTCGAAtttaacccacaaaaaaaataaaattaaattaaagcccaaatattttaaatcgtttgtttcttttgtttcctttgAAATCTTTGCTCTAATCTCTGTTTCCATTGAGAATTGAAATCTTAGACAAATTACTATGTCTAATGAAAATTTAAAGCCAACAAACACAATAAACAAGaatatttgtttcttttgtttcaagAGTTTATTGTGGGAAATTTGTTCAATTTGATCTAATATgcttatttatttgaattttattaaaaaaattcacaactttctatttatttatttttaatttttctgtttttatatcTATTTACCAATCAATTTCCATAAGTGAAGTCTTGAATTTCATTGGAATTGCTAAAGAAATTAGTCATTAATTGACTATAAAGTTGATGAGCGATGAGTTCatagaaggaagaaagaaattatGCATCTTAAGAAGTAATTTAGGAATTGATGCATGCAATAAGAACTTATACCTATTCCCGCCCACCCGTCATTTTTCTGTAGTTGATTGTATTGCTTGTGAAATTCAGTATCCTAATGGCTCTTTTTGTGACCATCTCTTCTATGCAGCTCCTAAGAGAGCTCCAAAATGGTGTAAACATCTTGTTGGGGTGTCTTTTTGCTTTGGTGGCAAACTCCTACTGCAGGTAGGAGTTTGTGTGAtcgttttttcttctttgtgctCTTGTGATCAATTTGTGTGAtcgttttttcttctttgtccagGTTTTTGTGCACCACTTTGTTACTAAAGACAGTTTGTTCAGCCAATTGGCAAAATTGACTGATACACCTTTGTCAAGCTGTCCTGATGGCTCTGCTATTGGGGATACTGAATAACATTGACAAGCCTATTTGATGCTAATGTTGTGCTTGTTTGTGCTGTTGTAATTCCCTTTGCTGTTTCTGCTAATAAGCGTGTTTAGCTGTGAAGGCTTTGGACAATGCTCTTCTAATCCGGGTACAGTTCTTTATAATTCATAATCTTGATTTAGGTTACAAAACAGGAAATGGTAATTAAGTACTAGTTGTTTTCTTTCGTTTCTACCTGTTTTAGATACTGTATACGATGAGCAAGTGGGATAAGTGCAACTTCTAGTTAGCAAATCACCAAGACAAGGCAGAATGACATGTTGAATTAAAGAAGGTGCAAATTCTTGGATTGGGAACTTTCTGTGAGTGGCTATCTTCTTAGAGAAATGATCAATTCTTTTGTGTGCACAATAATGGCTTCTTTAGAGTGCAGATACTAGAATTTGGTTCTTCATTCTTCATATTCAATTTAAAGGTTATCTTTGGAAGCTGTAAGCTGAGATAGTTCTTAGGACATTGATGTACTGTTACTTAttgtttttcatttaaataCTTCTTGTATTGATAGATggtgcccttttttttttgaataaaaatttcataG
It contains:
- the LOC132186099 gene encoding putative disease resistance RPP13-like protein 1 is translated as MAVALVGEALLSAFLQSLFDRMSSQEIVDYFRGQKLTDGLLRKLKIALMSVNAVLEDAEDKQLTNPIVKEWLDELKDAVYDAEDILDEIATKSLRRKLDAEFQITASQVRNSTFTHFANKIDEKINNVLDRLEFLANQKDLIGLREDVRGRQSERLPTTSLVEESGIFGRDDDKEEVINLLLSDDHASGNENMCVIAIVGMGGIGKTTLAQLLYNDNRVKEHFNLEAWVCVSEEFDVFKITKTLLETVTSSTCDNKDLNRLQVTLKEKLMGKKFLFVLDDVWNKKYTDWEVLSYPFKFGAQGSKIIVTTRDDGVASTMRSIVTHRPKKLLEEDCWSLFAKHAFHNVNSDPHPKLEVIGRKIVKKCEGLPLAVKTIGALLWSKLDVSIWDKILKSELWDLSVNETDILPALRLSYKYLPSYLKRCFAYFSIFPKNYVFEKDHLVLLWMAEGFVQQSKYKTLEEIGDDYFMALVSRSLLQQSSGDKSQFLMHDLVNDLAKFVSGQFTLRLEGNCSHEVMHKTRHLSYFRTPVDSFKKFGALHEAKRLRTFLQLSLSWDPTCYLATKVPQDLLSMLGCLRVLSLSFYENMTELPNSIGKIKHLRYLDLSFTGVRRLPDSLCEMYNLQTLKLSNCYSLTTLPRDMCKLINLRHLDITKTEIKKMPIHLGRLKCLQTLTKFIIRKGSGFCIGELGKLVNLRGKLSIIDIQNVESPMAALDANLKDRSCLEELVMEWNANTNNLESHVTVLDSLRPHGNLKSLTINSYGGKSFPEWVGHHSFSNITSLHLNECKNCCSLPPLGQLPSLHELFVVGFDEVVTVDREFYGRDSSSIKPFGALKVLKLKRMLKWEKWSSFSAENGDRAFPHLGELYIDNCPKLTGGLPIHLPSLVKVEITDCPQLLASLPRAPALCELILRHCNEVLLKELPNGLQKFKIIGLDALKSLPEGVMDSSSCLQELEIYHCSSLESLPMGSRPSVLKTLNISGCMKLELPTHLDYSSLEKLWLCDCDSLKSFPIDSFPKLYHIRLWDCMNLKSVTVSNQHEHDLVTLQLEIEDCPSFVSFPKGGLRAPNLTSFSILKCGGLRSLPDKMHILLSSVKDLRIEDCPKVESFPEGGLPSNLESISIFNCDKLFASRMGWGLQKLPSVRMLSIRCQSEDMESFPEAGLLPTNLPSLHISRSANLKYLNNEGLRHLTSLETLSIRDCPMLKCMPEDGLPASLSLLKISGCPLLKKEWQRKKGKEWQKIAHVSSKLIDDQLLVE